The proteins below come from a single Pseudomonadota bacterium genomic window:
- a CDS encoding DUF3854 domain-containing protein yields the protein MDTIQSSLHPLHHQNLQRDSGLSDKTIQEAKIYSVRPSDIPKKLGWNGQGIQSLLAFPYPGCDGFERYKAFYNDEHQGKRHKYLQKKDSGNHLYITEKVRPALQDANTPLYLTEGEKKSLKACQEGLCCIGLSGLWNWSDGNKNLIPDFDLIALQDRIINIIPDNDWKSKNKHGYKKNLVQAVNSLAYKLKERGADVYIVELPQGSEKGLDDYLINHSIEDFKTLSVAGVKTLMERAKEATYKTYKFLLPEIAGVDPIEQEILIKTLSKQIGVSVHSIRKALKANALVEVTVADDNIIIAHPSYEINQGFISIGFKETVITDNRPDSRNVYLVCKDNEYKLHEQSFIETDTGKIIFDVRERVLITLHDKWSKAGILDLIKNPIAPEELYNEIKGILKRYVEFQNNALYGLVAAWIIATYFHRIFNAFPFLFFYGKKQSGKSRMLDLLNLLTFNAIKVKGISVPSMSDSIDGVRATFLMDQAEILSQKQNIELLGLLADSYTPGGGKRRIVHITNKSRKVVEFETYSPKAFASIKEIDSDLKDRCIEIIMIRAAREYCYPEPFLPIWGELRDKLYRLLLTQWREVREIYQTAGLDMTQRIRELWRPLDTILTLENVLEEERQTIKNAFLESMLETQTGLSELEEKLIQAIDDLLGYSGQGVFTTTEITEKMDLPDIEEFKKKDQVRWAGRTVNKLYLYTKKLGRSGNKHKYLFDREHLNNILKRYKIDDFNGATAESNTDATLQDAIEKSGNGATADLMAQDADNAISAISVKTNGTPESVDNKQSCHCAVEAINLMTDDNIFIPEDDIPEIEGEKWEY from the coding sequence ATGGATACAATACAAAGTAGCCTTCACCCTCTCCACCATCAGAATTTACAACGGGATTCCGGGCTATCCGATAAGACTATTCAAGAAGCCAAGATTTACAGCGTAAGACCCTCAGACATTCCTAAGAAACTTGGCTGGAACGGGCAAGGGATTCAATCCCTTTTAGCATTTCCTTATCCTGGATGCGACGGTTTTGAGCGTTACAAGGCGTTCTACAATGACGAGCATCAGGGGAAGCGGCATAAATACCTTCAGAAGAAGGACTCAGGCAATCACCTTTATATTACCGAGAAGGTACGGCCAGCGTTGCAGGATGCGAACACACCGCTATATCTCACGGAAGGCGAAAAAAAGTCACTGAAAGCCTGTCAAGAGGGGCTTTGCTGCATAGGACTTTCAGGTCTTTGGAACTGGAGCGATGGGAATAAGAATCTGATACCGGACTTTGACCTTATCGCCCTTCAGGACAGAATTATTAACATTATTCCTGATAACGACTGGAAATCAAAAAACAAGCATGGATATAAAAAGAACCTTGTCCAGGCCGTCAATTCTCTTGCATATAAACTGAAAGAACGGGGTGCAGATGTTTATATTGTGGAACTCCCACAGGGAAGCGAAAAGGGGCTTGATGATTACTTGATAAACCATAGTATCGAGGATTTCAAGACCTTGTCGGTTGCAGGGGTTAAGACCTTGATGGAGCGGGCGAAAGAGGCCACTTATAAAACCTATAAATTTTTGTTACCCGAGATTGCAGGGGTTGATCCGATTGAACAAGAAATTTTAATCAAGACTCTATCAAAGCAGATCGGTGTTTCAGTGCATTCAATCAGAAAGGCGCTTAAAGCAAATGCACTGGTTGAAGTAACGGTTGCCGATGACAATATCATAATTGCTCATCCCTCATACGAAATAAACCAGGGCTTTATAAGTATCGGCTTTAAAGAAACCGTGATCACCGATAACCGGCCGGACTCCAGAAATGTGTATCTTGTATGCAAGGATAACGAATATAAACTTCATGAGCAATCATTTATTGAAACAGATACCGGCAAGATAATTTTTGATGTCAGAGAGCGTGTTTTAATCACGTTACATGATAAATGGAGTAAGGCAGGGATACTTGACTTAATAAAAAATCCTATAGCACCAGAAGAGCTATACAATGAAATCAAGGGCATATTAAAGAGATACGTTGAGTTTCAGAACAATGCTCTTTATGGACTTGTTGCGGCGTGGATCATAGCGACTTATTTTCACAGAATTTTCAATGCTTTTCCATTTCTATTTTTCTACGGAAAAAAGCAGTCAGGAAAAAGCCGGATGCTTGACTTGTTAAACCTGCTTACCTTTAATGCCATAAAGGTGAAGGGTATCTCAGTACCATCAATGTCTGATAGTATAGACGGAGTAAGGGCAACCTTTCTCATGGATCAGGCAGAGATACTTTCACAAAAACAGAATATTGAACTTTTGGGTCTCCTTGCCGACAGCTACACACCAGGGGGCGGTAAAAGACGTATTGTTCATATTACGAATAAAAGCCGAAAGGTGGTTGAATTTGAGACCTATTCACCGAAAGCCTTTGCATCAATTAAAGAGATAGATTCAGATCTCAAAGATAGATGCATAGAAATTATTATGATACGGGCCGCAAGGGAATATTGTTATCCTGAACCCTTCCTTCCTATCTGGGGAGAATTACGGGATAAACTTTACCGGTTATTACTCACTCAATGGCGAGAGGTAAGGGAAATTTACCAGACAGCCGGCCTGGACATGACGCAAAGAATAAGGGAATTGTGGAGACCCTTAGATACTATCCTTACTCTTGAAAATGTGCTGGAAGAAGAAAGACAGACCATTAAAAATGCATTTCTGGAGAGTATGCTGGAAACTCAGACAGGGTTGAGCGAACTGGAAGAAAAACTAATCCAGGCGATTGATGACCTCCTGGGCTATTCAGGGCAGGGCGTCTTTACCACGACAGAGATTACAGAAAAAATGGACTTGCCGGATATTGAAGAATTTAAGAAAAAAGACCAGGTACGATGGGCAGGCCGAACCGTCAACAAACTTTACCTTTATACTAAAAAACTGGGACGCTCAGGGAATAAACACAAATACCTTTTTGACCGTGAACATTTAAATAATATTTTGAAACGTTATAAAATTGATGACTTTAATGGCGCAACGGCAGAAAGCAATACAGACGCCACTTTACAGGATGCCATTGAAAAAAGTGGTAATGGCGCAACAGCAGATTTGATGGCGCAAGATGCCGACAATGCCATTAGCGCCATTAGCGTAAAAACTAATGGCACGCCAGAAAGTGTTGATAATAAACAGTCTTGCCATTGCGCCGTCGAGGCCATTAATTTAATGACAGATGATAATATTTTTATTCCTGAAGATGACATTCCAGAAATCGAGGGCGAAAAATGGGAATACTAA
- a CDS encoding helix-turn-helix domain-containing protein, which produces MKLELEHSDLQAIAEKVVELIRPLLSRQDQREDDLLTVDQVAKVLNKSKGQVYQWANNSQHGLSDFPYMKAGKSLRFSKNAILQWMKRHGNG; this is translated from the coding sequence ATGAAGCTTGAGCTTGAACACTCAGACCTCCAGGCAATAGCCGAAAAGGTTGTTGAACTGATCCGTCCGTTGCTATCCAGGCAGGATCAACGGGAAGACGATCTGTTGACCGTTGACCAGGTTGCAAAGGTTTTGAATAAAAGCAAGGGGCAAGTCTATCAATGGGCGAATAACTCACAACATGGCCTTTCTGATTTTCCCTATATGAAAGCTGGTAAATCTCTGAGGTTCTCGAAAAATGCAATTTTGCAATGGATGAAAAGGCATGGGAATGGTTAG
- a CDS encoding helix-turn-helix domain-containing protein — translation MVKKIGSITLYDVEDIAKALEMNPRIIRGWFTKGKLKGRKVGKNWMITEEDLRAYFSGKEEVKKSKTKKEKKKEDV, via the coding sequence ATGGTAAAAAAGATAGGTAGTATAACGCTTTACGATGTCGAGGATATTGCAAAGGCACTTGAAATGAATCCCAGGATAATCCGGGGATGGTTTACCAAAGGGAAGCTCAAGGGTAGGAAAGTGGGAAAGAACTGGATGATTACAGAGGAAGACCTTAGAGCATATTTCTCAGGAAAGGAGGAGGTGAAAAAGAGTAAAACGAAAAAGGAAAAGAAAAAGGAGGATGTATGA
- the ilvN gene encoding acetolactate synthase small subunit, translating to MRHIVSVLVENEFGVLSRIAGLFSGRGFNIESLCVAETLDPTISTMTIVTSGNDAIIEQILKQLNKLINVIKVVDFKELDYVSREMVLVKVNADEKTREEILRMIEIFRGRVIDVSPKTYTIMITGDEEKLKAFLTLIKPLGIKELVRTGPIAVARGDKTIKMNEKQSKGGEENG from the coding sequence TTGAGACACATAGTATCCGTACTTGTTGAGAATGAGTTCGGTGTTCTTTCAAGAATTGCAGGCTTATTCAGTGGAAGGGGTTTCAATATAGAAAGCCTTTGCGTTGCAGAGACCCTCGATCCCACAATTTCTACAATGACCATTGTTACAAGTGGAAACGATGCGATAATTGAGCAGATATTAAAACAGTTAAACAAACTGATCAACGTGATAAAGGTTGTGGATTTTAAAGAATTGGATTATGTCTCAAGGGAAATGGTCCTTGTGAAGGTAAATGCTGATGAGAAGACCCGGGAAGAGATCCTCAGGATGATAGAGATATTCAGGGGACGAGTAATAGATGTATCCCCAAAGACGTACACGATAATGATTACAGGGGATGAAGAAAAACTTAAGGCCTTTTTAACCCTTATAAAACCGCTCGGCATTAAGGAGCTTGTAAGAACAGGACCCATTGCCGTTGCAAGAGGGGATAAAACTATTAAGATGAATGAAAAACAGTCTAAAGGAGGAGAAGAGAATGGCTAA
- a CDS encoding DUF2845 domain-containing protein, protein MYYIFFIILATFVYFPATLFADTFRCGSEIVSTGESKATVVMRCGNPHWVGGGKIAIVGDLRFGSRQVGRQTYGAADYSEQATNIDIWYYDCGADVFVNALTFEGDRLIKIESTSRGTGKRKCGPQ, encoded by the coding sequence ATGTATTACATATTTTTCATTATATTAGCAACGTTTGTATACTTTCCTGCTACTCTTTTTGCCGATACGTTTAGATGTGGTAGTGAAATTGTTAGCACAGGAGAAAGCAAGGCAACCGTTGTTATGAGATGTGGCAACCCTCATTGGGTTGGAGGAGGGAAGATAGCGATAGTGGGCGACCTTCGGTTTGGGAGTAGACAGGTGGGGAGGCAAACTTACGGGGCAGCAGATTACAGCGAACAGGCCACGAATATAGATATATGGTACTATGACTGCGGTGCTGACGTTTTTGTTAATGCGTTGACTTTTGAAGGGGACAGACTTATAAAAATTGAGTCTACCAGTCGTGGTACAGGGAAAAGAAAATGTGGGCCCCAATAG
- the ilvB gene encoding biosynthetic-type acetolactate synthase large subunit, producing MKKTGAQIFVESLKMEGVDTIFCYPGGATLNITDAFHYSDIKQIVVRHEQGAVHASDGYARASGRVGVSLVTSGPGATNTVTGIATAYMDSIPIVIFSCQVNTMLIGNDAFQEADIVGITRPCTKHSYLVKDVKDLARIVKEAFYIAKSGRPGPVLVDIPKDVSAALWEFKYPEKVYIRSYQPTYIGHPGQIKRAMKLIASSKRPVLYTGGGIILSGASIELIKFAEALSIPVTNTLMGLGGFPGNHPLFLGMLGMHGTYAANMAITSSDVIIAMGARFDDRATGKVDEFAPHAKIIHVDIDPTSISKNIRVDVPIVGDTKNVLKKMIEIVEDDKETFRDYPNAISEWTKELARWKKEYPLTYVRNGTLKPQYVIERIYELTKGKAIISTEVGQNQMWTAQFYKFLKPRSIITSGGLGTMGFGFPASIGAQVAFPKMLVIDIAGDGSIQMNIQELATAVQFKLPVKVVILNNGYLGMVRQWQEFFYEKRYTWTHLECTPDFVKLAEAYGAAGYRIEREDEVDTILKEAFHNNKPTLIDVRVNPEESVYPMVPAGASLREMLLV from the coding sequence TTGAAGAAGACCGGGGCACAGATATTTGTAGAATCATTAAAAATGGAAGGTGTGGACACGATATTCTGCTATCCTGGCGGTGCTACCCTGAACATAACAGATGCATTCCATTACTCTGATATAAAACAGATCGTGGTAAGACATGAGCAGGGTGCAGTCCATGCATCAGATGGATATGCACGGGCCTCAGGCAGGGTCGGGGTGTCTCTTGTTACATCAGGACCCGGGGCAACAAACACTGTTACAGGTATTGCTACAGCGTACATGGACTCCATACCCATCGTGATCTTTTCGTGTCAGGTGAATACAATGCTCATAGGGAACGATGCCTTTCAAGAGGCCGATATCGTTGGGATTACAAGACCATGTACGAAACACAGCTATCTTGTAAAAGATGTAAAGGACCTCGCAAGAATTGTTAAAGAAGCCTTCTACATTGCAAAATCAGGAAGGCCCGGACCTGTGCTTGTTGATATCCCTAAAGATGTATCTGCAGCCTTATGGGAATTCAAATATCCCGAAAAGGTGTATATAAGAAGCTATCAACCCACATATATCGGGCATCCCGGCCAGATAAAGAGGGCTATGAAGCTTATTGCCTCCTCAAAAAGACCCGTCCTCTACACAGGTGGCGGTATCATCTTATCAGGGGCATCTATTGAACTTATAAAATTTGCAGAGGCGCTTTCCATACCGGTGACGAATACCCTTATGGGGCTTGGTGGTTTCCCGGGCAACCATCCTCTATTTTTAGGTATGCTCGGCATGCACGGGACCTATGCGGCAAACATGGCCATCACAAGCTCTGATGTGATTATTGCCATGGGGGCAAGGTTTGATGACAGGGCAACAGGAAAGGTTGATGAGTTTGCGCCCCACGCAAAGATTATTCATGTAGACATAGACCCAACATCGATTAGCAAAAACATAAGGGTTGATGTACCAATCGTGGGAGATACAAAAAACGTACTTAAAAAGATGATAGAGATAGTTGAAGACGATAAGGAGACCTTCAGGGATTATCCTAATGCTATTTCTGAATGGACAAAGGAGTTAGCAAGGTGGAAAAAGGAATACCCCCTTACCTATGTGAGAAATGGTACACTGAAACCCCAATATGTCATTGAAAGGATATATGAGCTGACAAAAGGAAAGGCAATAATATCCACAGAGGTGGGGCAAAACCAGATGTGGACAGCCCAGTTCTATAAATTTCTCAAGCCGAGAAGCATTATAACCTCCGGCGGCCTCGGTACAATGGGTTTTGGATTTCCTGCAAGCATAGGTGCACAGGTTGCTTTCCCTAAAATGCTCGTAATCGACATAGCCGGTGATGGCAGTATCCAGATGAATATACAGGAACTTGCAACAGCGGTTCAGTTTAAACTTCCTGTTAAGGTAGTTATACTGAATAACGGATACCTCGGGATGGTAAGACAATGGCAGGAATTTTTCTATGAAAAAAGATACACATGGACACACCTTGAATGCACCCCTGATTTTGTAAAGCTTGCAGAGGCATATGGTGCAGCAGGATACAGAATAGAAAGGGAAGATGAGGTAGATACTATATTAAAAGAGGCCTTTCATAATAATAAACCTACCCTTATTGATGTTCGCGTGAATCCAGAGGAATCAGTCTATCCAATGGTTCCAGCAGGGGCCTCGCTAAGAGAGATGCTTCTCGTTTAG
- a CDS encoding DUF465 domain-containing protein, with the protein MEKGESKEDIYNRAKNQHAILDRRLQMLLKKPYLTEDEEMEVKVLKKQKLYFKDIMERISDELKKGEA; encoded by the coding sequence ATGGAAAAGGGCGAAAGCAAAGAGGATATTTACAACAGGGCGAAAAACCAGCATGCAATCCTTGACAGAAGGTTGCAGATGTTACTTAAAAAACCATACCTTACCGAAGATGAAGAGATGGAGGTCAAGGTATTAAAAAAGCAAAAGCTTTATTTTAAGGATATTATGGAACGTATAAGCGATGAATTAAAAAAAGGAGAGGCTTAA
- a CDS encoding tyrosine-type recombinase/integrase, whose protein sequence is MRGSIAKKGNTYYAVIAIGSKRKWLRGGETKKDAERVLNENLPVAQEGRFQDVRKVTFKEFGKIWIESYVESNIKETAKMGYTHVVARFTSHFGDALLQNITGAHIQAFISKRLKEVQPSTAQWETIVLKEMLKHAYHWGYTKRNPGEFIKNPRVTKKRVSILDVEEANKLLEKIDLHYRVAVLTAILTGLRANELWGLTWEDIDFDNSVIHVRHSLWKGTLNVPKTETSERKVDISPSLALEFKKWKLQCPGNELKLVFPTRRGCPVIHHNFVKLYFRPALKDAGLNPVKWHSLRHTNASIRIHGEQNPKYISEQLGHSTIKTTFDLYGHLFNDAEFSRTQVAKLENTFYGR, encoded by the coding sequence ATGAGAGGAAGTATAGCAAAGAAAGGAAATACGTATTATGCCGTCATTGCCATTGGGTCTAAGCGAAAATGGTTAAGAGGCGGTGAAACAAAGAAAGATGCTGAACGGGTTTTAAATGAAAATCTCCCAGTAGCACAGGAAGGAAGGTTTCAGGATGTCCGGAAGGTGACATTTAAAGAGTTTGGCAAGATATGGATTGAAAGCTACGTTGAGAGCAATATCAAAGAAACTGCTAAAATGGGCTATACACACGTTGTCGCAAGATTTACGAGCCACTTCGGCGATGCTCTGTTACAGAATATAACAGGGGCGCACATACAGGCCTTTATCTCGAAACGGTTAAAAGAGGTTCAACCTTCCACGGCACAATGGGAAACTATTGTTTTGAAGGAAATGCTTAAACACGCTTACCACTGGGGATACACGAAAAGAAACCCGGGAGAGTTTATCAAAAACCCCCGTGTTACGAAAAAGCGTGTATCAATACTTGATGTTGAGGAAGCAAACAAGCTCCTGGAGAAGATAGACCTTCATTACCGTGTTGCCGTTCTTACGGCGATCCTTACCGGACTCCGTGCTAATGAGCTATGGGGTTTAACCTGGGAGGATATTGATTTTGATAACAGCGTGATCCACGTGAGACATTCTCTATGGAAGGGTACGCTCAACGTACCGAAAACAGAAACGAGCGAAAGGAAGGTTGATATTTCACCTTCTCTTGCACTGGAGTTTAAAAAGTGGAAATTACAATGTCCTGGGAATGAGTTAAAACTTGTATTTCCAACAAGGCGGGGTTGCCCTGTCATTCACCATAATTTTGTCAAACTATACTTTAGGCCAGCTTTGAAGGATGCAGGCTTAAACCCTGTTAAATGGCACAGTCTGAGACATACCAATGCAAGCATAAGGATACATGGCGAACAGAACCCTAAATATATCTCTGAACAGCTTGGTCATTCAACTATTAAGACCACCTTTGATCTGTATGGACATCTTTTCAACGATGCAGAGTTTTCACGCACACAGGTTGCAAAACTGGAGAACACTTTTTATGGCCGTTAG